In the genome of Candidatus Methylomirabilota bacterium, the window TTCCCGGCCAGCCCGATACCGTGCAGTTCCACTTCGCCTTCTGGCCCATGCTGGCGGTCACCGCGATCATGTGCGCGGTCTTCGGTGTCTTGTTCGGCGCGCCGACCCTGCGGCTCCGCGGCGACTATCTCGCCATCGTGACGCTGGGCTTCGGCGAGATCGTGCCGGTGGTGGCGCGCAACTGGGAGGGGCTCACCAACGGCGCCCAGGGGCTGGGCGGCATCCGCACGCCGCGCCTCTTCGGCTACGAGTTCGGCTTCTCCCCCTACCCCTACTACTTCCTGGGCCTCGGCCTCGTCGCACTCGCGGTGTGGCTGTCCATCCGCCTCCAGGAGTCCCGCGTCGGCCGCGCGTGGATGGCGATTCGTGAAGACGAGCTGGCCGCCGGCGCCATGGGCGTCAATCACGTGCACTACAAGCTGCTCGCCTTTGCCATGGGCGCGGCGGTGGGCGGGCTCGCCGGCACCTTCTACGTGGCCAAGCTCACCACCGCCACCCCGGACATGTTCACGTTCCCGGTATCGGTGATGGTGCTGGTCATGGTGGTGCTGGGCGGCATGGGCTCGATCCGGGGCGTGGTGGTGGCTGCCCTCTTCCTCGCGTTTCTCCAGTCGGTAATCCTGCAGGAGCTCACCGACTGGGTGCACGCCCTCGGGCGGCTCGTCGGCAGCGCGTTCCTCCAGCGGATCGAGCTCATCACGTCACTTGAGCTGATCTTCGGCGTCATCCTCGTCCTCATGATGATCTTCCGCCGCGAGGGCATCTGGCCGGCGGTGCGGCGGGTGTCCGCGCTCACGCCCGAGCAGCAGGCGGCAGTGCCGAGCCGGGGCGCCGCGGTGCAGCTCTCCTGGTCGCAGGCCGCGCGGGCCGACGCGCCGCCCCGGGCGCTCCTCGAGATCGAGAGCCTGAGCAAGCAGTTCGGCGGGGTGGCGGCGGCGGACCGCATCTCGCTCACCGTGGACGCGGGCGAGCTGGTCAGCGTGATCGGGCCCAACGGCTCGGGAAAGACCACGCTGTTCAACCTGATCACCGGGCTCATCGCCCGCGACAGCGGGAGCATCCGCCTCGAGGGCCGCGAGATCGGCGGCCTCCCTGCCCACGCCATCGTCGCGCGCGGGGTGGCCCGCACCTTCCAGAACATCCGCCTGTTCAACAATCTGAGCGTGCTGGAGAACCTCCTCGTGGGCGAGCACTCGCGCCTGCAGGCGGGCGCGCTGGGTGCGGTGTTCCGCCCGCCGCGCGTGCGCGCCGAAGAACGGGCGGCGGTGGACCGCGCGCTCGAGGTGCTGGGGCTCTTCGGCAATCGCCTGCTGCCCCGCCTCGACCACCCCGCCTACGGGCTCTCCTACGCCAATCGCCGGCGTACCGAGATCGCGCGCGCCATCATGACCCAGCCGAAGCTCCTGCTCCTCGACGAGCCCGCCGCGGGCATGAATCCCGCCGAGACGCTCGAGCTGATGGACCTCGTCAAGGCGCTGCGCGGCCTCGGTATCACCATCGTGCTGATCGAGCACAAGCTGGACGTGGTCATGGACATGTCGGATCGGGTGATCGTCCTCGACCACGGCGTGAAGATCGCGGAGGGCGCCCCCGTCGAGGTGCGGAACGACGAGCGGGTGATCGAGGCCTATCTCGGCCGTCGGCGCCGCGCGGCATGAGCCCGCGGGGCCCGCTGCTTCTCGACTTCCGCGGCGTGCACACGCACTACGGGCCGCTCCACGTGCTCAAGGGCGTGAGCTACGAGATCTACGAGGGCGAGATCGTCTCTCTGCTTGGCGGCAACGCCTCGGGCAAGTCCACGACCATGAAGACCGTGCTGGGGCTGGTGCGGCCGACGGAGGGGACCATCCGGTTCCGAGGGGAGCCGATCCACGCCCTCCGCACCAGCGAGATCGTCAAGCGCGGCATCGCGCCCGTGCCGGAAGGACGGCGCGTGTTCCCGCGGATGACCATCGTCGAGAACCTCGAGATGGGCCGCTACACGCGCCGTTCAGAGCCCGGCTGGGATACCGACCTCGACCGCGTGTTCGGCCTGTTCCCGGTGCTGAAGGAGCGGCGGCATCAGCTCGCGGGCACGATGTCGGGCGGCGAGCAGCAGATGCTCGCCATCGCACGGGCGCTCATGACGAACCCGCGCCTCCTCTGCATGGACGAGCCTTCGATGGGCCTGGCGCCCCGTCTCGTCGAGGACGTGTTCGACATCATCCGCGCCATCAACGGCCAGGGCACCACCATCTTCGTCATCGAGCAGAACGTCAACATGGCGCTGTCCGTCGCCCACCGGGGCTACGTGCTGCAGATGGGCGAGGTGGTCCTGAGCGGCGCCGCCGCCGAGCTGCTCGAGAATCCTCTGATCCAGAAAGCCTATCTGGGCAGCGCGTAGCGCCGCCGCCGGCCGAAGCGGCCGTAGCGGAGCGCGGCCACGCCCAGAGCGCGTCGTCGAGTCACCCGCCGAGCCGCACGTCGTCGAGGCATGCCCCGTCCAGGGGCATGTTCCGTGCCGGTTTTAGGTGCTCGTGAGATCAGCCACTTGGACGCCGCAAACACTGCGTAGCGAGGTCCTCGTAAGATTCGCCGACAGCTGGGTGTGCTAGCATCAGGCCGCCCGCACGGGCGGAGGCAAGGATGGCGGACATCGTCCTCGGCATCGGCACCTCGCACAGCCCCATGCTCAGCACGCCCCACGAGGCCTTCGCGGGGCATCGAGAGCGCGACCAGCAGCGGGTGCCCGAGTTCGCCGCCCTGGCCCGGGAGCGTGCCGCGCGCGTCGCCCCCGAGCTGGCCCCCGCCGTCACCGCGGCGCGCCACGCCGCCAACCAGGCGGCCCTCGCCACCCTGGCCGCCGCGCTGGCCGACGCCGCGCTGGACGCACTGGTGATCATCGGCGACGACCAGGGCGAGTGGTTCAGCGTGGACAGCCAGCCCGCCCTCTGCATCTACTGGGGCGATGCGGTGGAAAGCCTGCCGCCGCCGGTGGAGCGCATGGCGCCCTCCCTGCGCCTGGGGTACTGGGGCTACTACGGCGACGGGGCCAATCGGAGCTACCCCGTGGATGCCGCCCTGGGGCGCCACGTCATCGAATCGCTCACCCGCGACCACAGCTTCGACGTGGCGCACATGCGGGTGCAGCCTCGCCACGCGCCCTTCGGGCACGCGTGGAGCTTCGTGCACCAGCGCCTGATGAACGGCACGGTCATCCCGATCGTGCCCGTGCTGCTCAACACGTACTATCCCCCGAACCAGCCGACCCCGAAGCGGTGCTACGAGCTCGGTCGGGCGCTTCGCCGGGTCATCGAGGCCTGGCCGGGGGCCCGGCGGGTGGGCGTGCTCGGCTCGGGCGGGCTCAGCCACTTCGTGGTGGACGAGGCGCTCGACCGTCATGTGCTCAACATCCTCGCCCGGCGGGACGCGGACGCGGTGGCCGCGCTGCCGCTGAATCGCCTGAACTCCGGCAACTCCGAGATCCGCAACTGGATCGCCGCCGCGGGGGCCCTCGAGGGCCTCGCGATGCGGCTTCTGGACTACGTGCCGTGCTATCGCTCCGAAGCCGGTACCGGCTGCGGCATGGCTTTCGCGATCTGGGACTGAAGGGAGGCGCTCCATGCTCTCGCGAGAAGACAACGAGCTCCTGTGCCGGGTGGGCCGCGGCACGCCGATGGGCGAGCTGCTGCGCCAGTACTGGATGCCGGGTCTGCCGTCGTCCGAGCTGCCGTCGCCCGACGGGCCGCCGAAGAAAGTCCGCCTCCTCGGCGAGGATCTCGTCGCCTTCCGCGACACCGAAGGGCGCGTGGGCCTGCTCGCGGCGAACTGTCCGCATCGCGGCGCGTCCCTCTTCTTCGGGCGAAACGAGGAGTGCGGGCTCCGCTGCGCGTATCACGGCTGGAAGTTCGACGTGACCGGTCGCTGCATGGACATGCCGAGCGAGCCCGAGGAGAGCACGTTCAAGGACAAGGTCCGCGCACGCGCCTACCCGTGTCGTGACGTCAACGGCGTCGTGTGGGTCTACATGGGGACGCGCCAGTCCCCGCCCCCGTTCCCGACCTTCGAGATCAACACGCTCCCCGCCGAGCAGGTCTACCCGCCGCTCATGATGCTGGAAGACTGCAACTGGATGCAGGCGCTCGAGGGCGACATCGACTCGTCCCACATCGACTGGGTACACGGCAAGCGCCGCCCCGACAGCGCCCAGCGCGGCACCTTCCATCGGGACAAGCGCCCGCGCCTCGAGGTACTGGGCACGGACTACGGCGCCTGCTACTCCGCGCGGCGGCGCGGCGACACGGATGGGCTCTACTGGCACCGCATCACCCAGTTCATCCTCCCCTTCTTCACCATGATCGCGGCCAGCGATCCCGCCATCGTCTCGGCGCGCGCGTGGGTTCCGCTCGATGATCACCAGAACCTCCAGTTCGTGCTGCGTGGCCGGCTCGACCGCCCGGTGACGGAGGAGGAGCGCCGCCAGGTGCGCGATCCCTTCAAGGCCTGGGGCGGCTACGTGGACGGCGGCAGCGACCCGCGGCGCCGCTTCTACACGACGGCGAACCTCCACAACGACTACCTGCTGGACTACGAGCTGCAGCGCACCGAGCTCAACCTCGGCATCCCGTTCCTGGGCAACCTGCAGGACCGCGCGATGACCGAGACGATGGGGCCGATCTACGACCGCACCCAGGAGCATCTGGGCACCACCGACGCCATGGTGATCTTCGCGAGGAAGCTCCTCCTCGACGCGGCGAGGGCGCTGCGCGACCGCGGGACCGTGCCCGCCAACGTGGACGACGCCTCGCTCTACCGCGTGCGCCCGGCCTCCGTCATCCTGCCCGACGGCGAGAGCTGGGTGGCCGCCACCGAGAAGGCGCGCCAATCAGACGCAGGCGTGCCCATCGCCTGGGTGCCCTTCGTCTGAGCCGGGCCGTGGAGAATCTCGCCTACTACCGCGCGATCCCGTACCTCCTCGTCGTCGAGACGGTGGAGCGGGCGGGGTCCTGGTGGCGGCGCGCCAGCTATCCCGAGCTTCCGGGCTGCGCGGCGGAGGCGGAGTCCGCGGTGGAGGCCATCGAGCGGCTGGAGGAGGAGCGCGAAGCCCTGCTCGCCCGGTGCTGGGAGCGGGGCGAGCCCATCCCGGTGCCCCGTCCGCCGCTCAGAAGTCCTGCGCCGGCTGTTGTTGACAAGTGATCTGTCCGCTCGGTTTTGACACGTGATCTGTCCGCTTTCAGTGAACGCGCCCTAGGCGGCCAGGGCGCGGCCCCGGGGGTCGTAGCGGCCGAAACAGCGGGCCCCGCACCACACGGAGTACCGGCCGTCGAGGTGGCGGCGCACGAGCACGCGCAGCCCGCTGCAGGAGCGGCGGCCGCGCTGTTTACTGACCGCCAAGGCCACCCCGTCGAGCACGACGACGTTGTCGCGGCTGACCACGCGCTCTTCTTCGTGACACAGGATCTGGTCCAGATCGGTGGACCCGAGCGCCACGAAGGCTGAGGCGGGGTCCGCCGGAGCCCGCGCAAAGGTCGCGTTGTAGGTCGGCAGGAACGTCTGCTCGAGGTAGCGATTGGCCGCCGCCACCGTGGCGATGCCGGCCACGCGCAGCTCGTTGACGAGGCGATCCTGCAGCGTGCGATTGACCCGCTCGCTGCGGCCCCGGGCCTGGGGCGAATAGCTCAGGATGTGCTCAATCCCCAGCGTGCGCAGGGCGCGGCCCACCTGCGTGAGCTTCGTCGGGTCCGGCCGGGCCCCGGCCCGCGGCGTGTGGGCCGCCCAATGGGCCCGATCCGTGTAGAGGGCGATGGGCAAGCCGTAGCGGCGAAACACCGCCCCCAGCGCGGTCATGATGGCCCGCACACTCTCGCCCCCGTCGACGAGCTGCGCGTAGAGCAGCTGCTTCGTGGCATCGTCCACGATGGCCACCAGCGTATCCAGGCCCTCGGGCCCCAGGGCCAGCCAGCGATGCCGGCTGCCGTCCAGATGCAATAGCTCCCCAAAGCACGGCCGCGGCTCCCGCCGCCGCCGATGCCGCCCGCGGGCCTGGGCTTTGGGCAGCAAGCCCGCCTTCTGGAGCGCCGTCTTGACGTAGGTATACCCGAGCGTCACGCCGTGCTCTCGCTGGGCGAGCTGGTGGAAGTGGCGGCCGTTGAACCCGCCATAGCGCTCCCGATACAGCCGCAGGATGCGTTGCACCTCGCCGAACGGGGCCCGCCGGGGCGAGGGCCGGCCGTAGCGATGATCCAGCAACCCGTCGTAGCCGCGGCGCTCGAACCGCGCCCGCCACCGGCGCACACTGCGGGGACTACAGCCGATGATCTCGGCGGCCTGGATCCAGCTGATCGCCCCACTCATCGCGCGCAGCACGACCTCCCGAATCGTCATCGCCCGCTCCACTGCCACCCGGGGGAAGAGCATGGTCGACCTCCCGGTCCACCATGTGCCCCCACCCCGCGGCCGCTAGAGCGGACAGATCACTTGTTCTCGGGAGCGGACACATAGTGTGCTCCCTACAAGAAGTCCTGCGCCGGCTTGACAGCCCACGCCGCCACGAGTACCTTGCCCGTCGTCACGGCCCACACCGTTTGAAGTTCCCGTTTCTTCCCAACGAGAAGAGAAAGGGGACCCGCCATGATTCCCGCCGGGTTCGACTACCACGCCCCTGCCACCATCGGGGAGGCCACCGCGCTCTTGTCCCGGCTGGGGGACGACGCCAAGGTGCTCTCCGGTGGCCAGAGTCTCATCCCGCTCCTGAAGCTCCGCCTCGCAAGCCCACGGCATCTCGTGGATATCAACCGGATCCCGGGTCTCGCCTACGTCAAGGAGGCGGACGGGGCTCTCCGCATCGGCGCCCTCGCGCGCGAGGTGGATCTGGACGAGTCCGACGTGGTGCGAGCACGCTATCCGCTCTTGGCGGATGCGACCCGCGTGATCGCCGATCCGCTGGTACGGAACCTCGCCACCGTCGCGGGTAACCTTGCCCACGGCGACCCCGCGAATGATCATCCGGCGGTCATGCTGGCGCTGGGGGCGGAGATCACGGCCACCGGTCCCTTCGGCGCGCGGCGCATTCCCATCGGCAGCTTCTTCAAGGGTCCGTTCGAGACCGCGCTCAAGCCCGATGAGCTCTTGACCGAGATTCGCGCGCCGGCTCCGCCGCCGCGCAGTGGCGGGGCGTACGTCAAGCTGGAGCGTAAGGTCGGCGACTTCGCCACCGCGGCGGTGGCGGCCCAGATCACCCTCGCCGGCGACGGCACGGTGGCCGACATCGGCATCGCGCTCACCAACGTGGGGCTGACGCCGATCAAGGCGGACAAGGCGGAGGCCGCGCTGAGAGGCAGACGGCCCGACGACGCCGCGATCAAGGAGGCCGCGCAGCTGGCCGCCGATGCAGCCCGGCCGGAGCCCGATCTGCGCGGCTCGGCCGAATACAAGAAGGATGTCGTCCGGGTCCTGACGGCCCGCGCGCTGCGGAAGGCGATCGAGCGCGCCGGCGGAGGCAAGTGACGCCATGAACGTCCAGGTCACGATCAACGGCGAGAAGCTCTCCGCCGACGTGGAGCCGCGACTGCTCCTCGTCCACCTCATCCGGGAAGTCTTCCGGCTCACCGGCACGCACATCGGCTGCGACACCACGCATTGCGGCGCGTGCGCGGTGTTGCTCGACGGCCGGCCGGTGAAGTCCTGCACGATGTTCGCCGTGCAGGCCCACAACCGCGACATCCAGACGGTGGAAGGGCTCGAGCAGAACGGCGCGCTGCATCCTCTGCAGGAAGGCTTCATCGCGGAGCATGGGCTCCAGTGCGGTTACTGCACCCCGGGCATGCTCATGACGAGCAAGGCCTTTCTGGACAAGCACCCGTCGCCCTCCGAGGACGAGATCCGCTGGGCGATCTCCGGCAATCTCTGCCGCTGCACCGGGTACGTGAACATTGTCAAGGCCGTGCAGCACGCGGCGGCCCAGCTCAGGGCGGCGGCGCCCGCGGGAGGGACGCGATGACCACGATGAGGACCACTCCCGAAGTCGGCGGCATGGGGCACTCGATCAAGAGAAAAGAGGATCCGCGCTTCATCCGGGGCAAGGGCACCTACGTGGACGACGTGGTGCTGCCCGGCATGCTCTATCTCGACATCGTGCGGAGCCCCCACGCCCACGCCAAGATCGTGAAGATCGACACCGCGAAGGCCACGGCGGTGCCGGGCGTGCTCGCCGTGATCACCGGCGCGGATCTCGCCAAGTACAACCTCCACTGGATGCCCACGCTCATGTCGGACACCCAGATGGTGCTGCCCGTCGAGAAGGTGATGTACCAGGCGCAGGAGGTGGCGGCGGTGCTCGCCACCACGCGCTACGCCGCCGCCGACGGCGCCGCCGCGGTGGACGTGGAGTACGAGCCGTTGCCCGCGGTGGTGAGCCCGCAGAAGGCGCTCGAGCCGGGCGCCCCGGTGCTCCGCACCGACAAGAAGGACAAGAAGGACAATCACATCTGGCACTGGGAGTGGGGCGACCGCGCCGCGACCGATCGCGCCTTCGCCGAGGCGGACGTGACGGTCAAGGAGCAGATCTACATCCCCCGCATCCACGTGGCGTCCATCGAGACCTGCGGCTGCGTGGCGCATTTCGACAAGGTCAACGACAAGCTCACGGTCTGGATGACCACCCAGGCGCCCCACGCGATCCGAACCGTCTTCGCCCTCGTCGCGGGCCACGTGGGCCTCGCCGAGCACAAGATCCGCATCATCTCCCCCGACATCGGGGGCGGGTTCGGCGGCAAGGTGCCGGTCTATCCCGGCTACGTGATCGCGGTGGCGGCGTCGGTTCTCACCGGCAAGCCCGTGAAGTGGATCGAGGACCGCATGGAGAATCTCCAGGCGGATTCCTTCGCCCGCGACTACCACATCACCGCGGAGCTGGCCGCCAAGAAGGACGGCACCCTCACCGCCCTCCGGATCAAGACCTTGGCCGATCACGGCTACACGGATGCCGCCGCCAACCCGTCCAAGTTCCCGGCGGGGCTCTTCCACGTCTGCACCGGCTCCTACGATCTCAAGGCCGCGCACGTGGAGGTCGACGGCGCCTATACCAACAAGCCGCCGGGCGGCATCGCGTACCGCTGCTCGTTCCGCGTCACGGAAGCCGTGCACACCATCGAGAGAATGGTCGACATCATGGCCCATCAGCTCGGCCAGGATCCCGCCGACTTCCGCAAGAAGAACTTCATCAAGCCGGAGCAGTTCCCCTACAAGTCGGCGCTCGGGTGGGAGTACGACAGCGGCAACTACGCGGGGGCGCTCGACAAGGCCATGCAGACGATCGGGTACGCCGAGCTCAAGCGGGAGCAGGCGGAGAAGCGCAAGCGCGGCGAGCTGATGGGCATCGGAATCTCGAGCTTCACCGAGATCGTGGGGGCCGGCCCCTCCAAGCACTTCGACATCCTCGGCCTCAAGATGTTCGACTCCTGCGAGATCCGCGTGCATCCCACCGGCAAGGCCATCGCGCGCTTCGGCACCAAGTCGCAGGGCCAGGGGCACGAGACCACCTACGCCCAGATCCTCGCCGAGGAGCTGGGCATCCCCGCCAAGGACATCCAGATCGAGGAAGGCGACACCGACACCGCGCCCTACGGGCTCGGCACCTACGCGAGCCGCTCCACGCCGGTCGCGGGCGCCGCCGCCGCGATCGCCGCGCGGAAGGTCCTCGACAAGGCGCGCAAGCTCGCGGCCCATCTCCTGGAGGTCGCGCCGGAGGACCTCGTCTACGAGCCGGGCAAGTTCTCGGTGAAGGGCGCGCCCAACCGTTCGAAGACCATCCAGGACTGCGCGTTCGCCGCCTATACCAATCACCCGCAGGGCATGGAGGCGGGGCTGGAGGCGGTGTCGTACTACGACCCGCCCAACCTCACCTACCCGTTCGGTAGCTACATCTGCGTCGTGGACATCGACAAGGGCACGGGCGAGGTGAAGGTGCGCCGCTTCGTCGCCATCGACGACTGCGGCAACATCATCAATCCCATGATCGTCCAGGGCCAGGTGCACGGCGGCCTCACCATGGGGCTGGCACCCGCGCTGCTCGAGGAGATCTCCTACGACGAGCACGGCAACGTGCAAGGGGGAAGCTTCATCGACTACCTGCTCCCGACGGCAGTGGAGACACCCAAATGGGAGACCGGCCACACCATCACGCCCTCCCCGCACCATCCCATCGGCGCCAAGGGCATCGGCGAGTCGGCCACCGTCGGCGCGCCCGCCGCCATCGCCAACGCGGTGGTGGACGCGCTCTGGCATCTGGGCGTCCGGCACGTGGACATCCCCATCACCCCGCCCAAGGTCTGGAAGCTCCTCCGGGAGAAGGGCGTCACCGAGTAACCCCTATGTCTGAGCCCGATCTTCTTGCGCTCGCCGCGGCGCTACGGCAGCAGGGCGAGGCCTTCGCCCTCGCCACCGTGGTGCGCTGCGAGCGGCCGACCTCGGCCAAGCCGGGCGCCAAGGCGCTGATCCGCGCCGACGGCACCATGCTCGGCTGGGTCGGCGGCGCCTGCGCGGAGCCCATCGTGCTGCGCGAGGCGGCGGCAGCGCTGCACGACGGTGAGCCGCGCCTCGTCAGCCTCGTGGGCGAGCACGGCCGGCCCGCCGGCCGCGCCGAGGGGATCCGCGAGCACCCGATGACGTGCCACAGCGGCGGCACGCTGGAGATCTACGTGGAGCCCTATCTTCCCAAGCCCCTGCTCGTGCTGGTCGGCCACGGGCCCGTGGTGGAGACGCTCGTCGCCCTCGGCCGCGCGGTGGACTACACCGTGGAGACCGTGGCCGCCGACGCCGGGGCGGCCGCCCTGGACCGCCTGGCCCTCACCGACCGCGCCGCCGTGGTGATCGCCACCCACGGCGAAGTGGACGAGGCGATGCTGGAGCGCGTCCTCGGCACCGGCGCGGGCTACGTCAGCCTGGTGGCCAGCCGCAAGCGCGCGGCCGCCGTCCTGGCGACGCTCCGCGAGCGGGGCGTGCCCATGGAGCGCCTGGGCCGGCTCAAGGCGCCCGCCGGGCTCGACATCGGCGCGGTGACGCCGACGGAGATCGCGGTGAGCATTCTCGCCGAGATCATCCAGCTCCGGCGCAGCGGCAAGGCGCCGGCGGCGGATGCCATGCCGCGCCTCGCCGTGATCGCTGCCCCGTCCTCGGCGCCGGCTGAAGGAGACGACGCCATCGATCCCGTGTGCGGGATGCGGGTCCGCGTGGCCACCGCCCGCCATCGCTCCGAGGCGGGCGGGCGCCCGGTGTACTTCTGCTGCGGTGGCTGCAAGGCGAAGTTCGACGCGGCGCCCGAGCGCTACGCGCTCCGCTGACCGCCAGCCCTGGTCATCCCGTCCACCGGACCGTGACGCCGAGCGCGCGCATCAGCAGCACCGCCCACCCGTTGTCCCAGACACGCCCGATCGCCAGCTCCATCTGAAGGAATCCGAGCGGCGTCAAGCGGCCCAGCCAGGGTTTCAGCGCCCCTCCGGCCTCGCGTGAGAGCGCGCGGGCGACGTGCACGGCGAGGGGCAGCGAGATCAGCGTGAACACCCGCGTGAAGTCCGCGCTGCTCCCTGCGATCGCGCAGCAGATACCGGCGAGCGCGAGCAGCCGCGTCCGCCGCCGGGCCCAGACGTACGCGATCACGGGGATCCAGAACCAGGAGAACGACAGCCACAGCATGGTCACCGGGCGCGCGACGTTGTTGCGGAGAAGGCTTTCCAGCCACTGGCCGACCCATGCGGCGCGGGGCGAGCCCGCGAGGCCGAGCTCCGCCAGATAGAGCTGCGCCATCCCCGCCCCTGCGGCCCAGCCGGCGAGCACCGCGAGCAGCCACGCGCGGGCGGGCCGATGCATCGCGGCATGCACGGCGAGGATCACCGTCGCCTGCTCCGGATGCGCGAGGGTCATGGCCATCGCGAGGACGGCGATGACCGCAGGGTGCCGAGCCAGGAGCAGGAGAAAGTAGGATCCGACCAGATAGGGGTCGGACTTCCCCAGCCAGAACGCGAGCACGTGGAGCAGGGGCGAGAGCGCGAGCAGACGGAAGAAGGCCCATCGCTCGTCGGGCTCGGCGATCGCGCGGTGGCCATAGACGAGCACGGCGGCCACCGCGGCGAGCGCGGCCGCGATCGCCAGCGCCTGGACCCGGTGGGGAGAGACGGCGCCCACGAGATATCCCACGAAGACATTCGCGACGGACGAGTGGATGTAGCGGTCGGACGGATCGCCGAGGAGACGGAACGGCTCGGCGTAGAGAGCGGCCAGCGCGTCGACGTCGACGAAGCGCGGCCCGGTGACGAGCAGGATCGCGGCGAAGAGCACCGCGCCGCGGCGCGTGGCCGCGCCGCCGCGATCCATCGCGCCCGTCTCCGTCGGCGCGGTGGGCGCGCCGGCCTAGTTGCCGGCGCGCTCCGCAAGCGGCGCGTAGTCCGCGACGCCGCCGTGGCCGCCCGCGAACTTCTCCGGCGTGATCCCCGCCTTCTTCACGCCGGCCACGAGCCCGAGCTGCAGGGGCGTGAGCTGCGCCGGCAGGGGCGGACCCGGACTCCAGAGGTCGGTGACATAGCCCAGGCGCGCCGAGGGCACGTAGCCAATCAGCATGGACTCCACGTGCGGGGTGTTGGGAACCATGTACGCCTGCACCTCCCGCGCGCCGTCGGAGAGCGCCCACTTGTCCGCGACTTCCACGATGGGCGTTCCAGCGAGGTCCTTGGCGGTGAGGTCGGGGTTGCGGATGTACGGCGCCGCGAGCACTCGGCGGAAGTGGGCGCCGGCGCCCTGGCCCACCACGATGGTGGCGCCCTCCGCGGCGTATGCACGGATCCCGCCCGCATGATCCATGTGGTGATGGGTCAGAACCAGGTACTTGACCGGCTTGCGGAGATACTTCGCCCGAACCGCGCTGAGCACCATGTTGGATTGCCGGTCGCTCACCGGCGCATCGAACACGACCACGTAGTCCTTCATCTCCACGACCAGGCTGTGGTGCGTGCCGCCCGCCGCGTGACTCACCCCGGGGGCCAGCTCGACGAGCCGGAGGCTCTGGGTGACGCGGGCGTCGAAGCTCGGATTCTCGGAGTCGAGGTACGCCCCGATGAACTGCCGCCGCAATACCCACTGATACGGCACGTCGGCGGTGGCGGGACGCGCCGCGCCCGCGCGGAAGGCATCAGGAATCGCGAGCTGGCCGGTGCCGATCGGGATGTTCTTCTTGAGGTCGGCGATCTTCGTCTCCATCACGAGGCGCCCACCCAGCTCGTAGCGCTGGGTCGTGGCCACCCGGATTCCGTCCAGCACCTGCCAGTCGGACAGAACGAGATCGTAGGGGACGTCACCCCAGATGTTGTCGTAGTCGAGCGTGCGGATGCGAGCGGGAAGGCCGGAGGTCCGGTCGAACATCACGGTGTAGAGCGTGTCCGCCGTCTGGTACCCCACCGCCGGGTAGGAGGTGCTCCCCACCACGATGTCGCCCAGCTGGGCGACGCGGTCGGGGTTCTTCTGCATCTCGAGCAGGAGGAGCGGTGAGCTCCGGCGCGCCTCGCGCTGGAACGTGGCCACACGCAGGCTCGACATCGTGTGCGCGGGCGGGTTCGAGTCGAGGCTCTGCTTGTTGCGCCCGGAGCTGTCGATGCCCGCGACATAGCCGGCCTCGGGCGTCACGATCTCGGTGTACGTGAACGAGCGCGGGGACGGATACGCGTAGTTCCGCACCCAGTCGACTCTCATGGCGCCGGACGCCATATCGGCGGCGGATGTGAAGGTGGATTCGTTAGCGAAGCGCGCCTCGCCGCCGGGGGCCAGCGACTGCTCGGGATCCCACTGGCGCACGGTGCCCTTGACCGCCAGCGTCTTCACGCCGGTGAGCGCGTTGACGCCCCCCATCCCATCG includes:
- a CDS encoding ABC transporter ATP-binding protein, which codes for MSPRGPLLLDFRGVHTHYGPLHVLKGVSYEIYEGEIVSLLGGNASGKSTTMKTVLGLVRPTEGTIRFRGEPIHALRTSEIVKRGIAPVPEGRRVFPRMTIVENLEMGRYTRRSEPGWDTDLDRVFGLFPVLKERRHQLAGTMSGGEQQMLAIARALMTNPRLLCMDEPSMGLAPRLVEDVFDIIRAINGQGTTIFVIEQNVNMALSVAHRGYVLQMGEVVLSGAAAELLENPLIQKAYLGSA
- a CDS encoding Rieske 2Fe-2S domain-containing protein; the encoded protein is MLSREDNELLCRVGRGTPMGELLRQYWMPGLPSSELPSPDGPPKKVRLLGEDLVAFRDTEGRVGLLAANCPHRGASLFFGRNEECGLRCAYHGWKFDVTGRCMDMPSEPEESTFKDKVRARAYPCRDVNGVVWVYMGTRQSPPPFPTFEINTLPAEQVYPPLMMLEDCNWMQALEGDIDSSHIDWVHGKRRPDSAQRGTFHRDKRPRLEVLGTDYGACYSARRRGDTDGLYWHRITQFILPFFTMIAASDPAIVSARAWVPLDDHQNLQFVLRGRLDRPVTEEERRQVRDPFKAWGGYVDGGSDPRRRFYTTANLHNDYLLDYELQRTELNLGIPFLGNLQDRAMTETMGPIYDRTQEHLGTTDAMVIFARKLLLDAARALRDRGTVPANVDDASLYRVRPASVILPDGESWVAATEKARQSDAGVPIAWVPFV
- a CDS encoding branched-chain amino acid ABC transporter ATP-binding protein/permease; this translates as MGLARWRALPLARRRQILAVVLLAVGAAFPFLSGNAGNVDAAANAFTYVLLALGLNIVVGFAGLLDLGYAAFFAIGAYGYGIAASGQLKLEWSSLWEPLAFMGQVSRLVVPGQPDTVQFHFAFWPMLAVTAIMCAVFGVLFGAPTLRLRGDYLAIVTLGFGEIVPVVARNWEGLTNGAQGLGGIRTPRLFGYEFGFSPYPYYFLGLGLVALAVWLSIRLQESRVGRAWMAIREDELAAGAMGVNHVHYKLLAFAMGAAVGGLAGTFYVAKLTTATPDMFTFPVSVMVLVMVVLGGMGSIRGVVVAALFLAFLQSVILQELTDWVHALGRLVGSAFLQRIELITSLELIFGVILVLMMIFRREGIWPAVRRVSALTPEQQAAVPSRGAAVQLSWSQAARADAPPRALLEIESLSKQFGGVAAADRISLTVDAGELVSVIGPNGSGKTTLFNLITGLIARDSGSIRLEGREIGGLPAHAIVARGVARTFQNIRLFNNLSVLENLLVGEHSRLQAGALGAVFRPPRVRAEERAAVDRALEVLGLFGNRLLPRLDHPAYGLSYANRRRTEIARAIMTQPKLLLLDEPAAGMNPAETLELMDLVKALRGLGITIVLIEHKLDVVMDMSDRVIVLDHGVKIAEGAPVEVRNDERVIEAYLGRRRRAA
- a CDS encoding extradiol ring-cleavage dioxygenase, which encodes MADIVLGIGTSHSPMLSTPHEAFAGHRERDQQRVPEFAALARERAARVAPELAPAVTAARHAANQAALATLAAALADAALDALVIIGDDQGEWFSVDSQPALCIYWGDAVESLPPPVERMAPSLRLGYWGYYGDGANRSYPVDAALGRHVIESLTRDHSFDVAHMRVQPRHAPFGHAWSFVHQRLMNGTVIPIVPVLLNTYYPPNQPTPKRCYELGRALRRVIEAWPGARRVGVLGSGGLSHFVVDEALDRHVLNILARRDADAVAALPLNRLNSGNSEIRNWIAAAGALEGLAMRLLDYVPCYRSEAGTGCGMAFAIWD